Proteins encoded by one window of Sediminicoccus rosea:
- a CDS encoding urease accessory protein UreF: MATGTITITTVTDADLFRLMAWTSPAYPVGGFSYSHGIEMAVEEGRLKKQADLVAYIASVLRQGAGRVDAVLFAEAHRAPDEEVLDEIAELAFAWRGTAETALESTQQGGSFASVTVSCWPDARFAAFAARHRGRLSHAVAFGAAAGMAGIPLRPALFAFLQGFCANLVSAGVRLIPLGQTDGQIATAALQPIISECADAALTTPLEELGTAAPLLDMLSMRHETQYTRLFRS, from the coding sequence ATGGCGACGGGAACCATCACCATCACCACGGTGACTGACGCCGATCTCTTCCGCCTGATGGCCTGGACCTCGCCCGCCTATCCGGTGGGCGGCTTCAGCTACAGCCACGGCATCGAGATGGCGGTGGAGGAAGGCCGGCTGAAGAAGCAGGCCGACCTCGTCGCCTATATCGCCTCCGTGCTGCGCCAGGGCGCGGGGCGGGTGGATGCGGTGCTCTTCGCCGAAGCGCATCGCGCGCCGGATGAGGAAGTCCTGGATGAGATCGCCGAACTCGCCTTCGCCTGGCGCGGCACGGCGGAGACGGCCCTCGAATCCACGCAGCAGGGTGGCAGCTTCGCCAGCGTGACCGTGTCCTGCTGGCCCGATGCGCGCTTCGCGGCCTTCGCCGCGCGGCATCGCGGGCGGCTTTCGCATGCCGTCGCCTTCGGCGCGGCGGCGGGCATGGCCGGCATTCCGCTGCGCCCCGCCCTCTTCGCCTTCCTGCAGGGCTTCTGCGCCAACCTCGTCTCGGCCGGCGTGCGCCTCATCCCGCTCGGCCAGACCGATGGGCAGATCGCCACCGCGGCGTTGCAGCCCATCATCTCCGAATGCGCCGATGCGGCGCTGACGACACCGCTGGAGGAGCTGGGCACGGCCGCGCCGCTGCTCGACATGCTCTCCATGCGCCACGAAACCCAATACACGAGGTTGTTCCGCTCATGA
- the ureG gene encoding urease accessory protein UreG yields the protein MSNGPFRVGVGGPVGSGKTALVERLCRLLRQTHDIAAITNDIYTKEDAEFLTRAGALDAERIMGVETGGCPHTAIREDASINLAAVDDMSARFPNLEVLFIESGGDNLAATFSPELADLTIYVIDVSAGDKIPRKGGPGITRSDILVINKIDLAPLVGADLSVMDRDARRMRGQRPFIFSNLKIDKGVTEIADFILEQGGLATRESRLVPA from the coding sequence ATGAGCAATGGACCCTTCCGCGTCGGCGTCGGCGGCCCTGTCGGTTCGGGCAAGACGGCGCTGGTCGAGCGGCTCTGCCGCCTGCTGCGGCAGACGCACGACATCGCGGCCATCACCAATGACATCTACACCAAGGAAGATGCCGAGTTCCTGACCCGCGCCGGCGCCCTGGACGCCGAACGCATCATGGGTGTCGAGACCGGCGGCTGCCCGCACACCGCGATCCGCGAGGATGCCTCGATCAACCTGGCCGCGGTGGACGACATGTCTGCGCGCTTCCCCAATCTGGAAGTCCTCTTCATCGAGAGCGGCGGCGACAACCTGGCCGCGACCTTCAGCCCCGAGCTGGCGGACCTCACCATCTACGTGATCGACGTGAGCGCGGGCGACAAGATTCCCCGCAAGGGCGGCCCCGGCATCACCCGCTCGGACATCCTGGTGATCAACAAGATCGACCTGGCGCCGCTGGTGGGCGCGGACCTCTCCGTGATGGACCGCGACGCGCGCCGCATGCGCGGCCAGCGCCCCTTCATCTTCAGCAACCTGAAGATCGACAAGGGCGTGACCGAGATCGCCGACTTCATCCTGGAGCAGGGCGGTCTGGCCACTCGGGAGTCGCGGCTGGTCCCCGCCTGA
- a CDS encoding MFS transporter: MTPESEADGLPEPRRTRAAACIAAGIALTVLDAAMVNIALPSAARDLGLTPAESVWVVNAYQITVVGTLIPFAALGEIAGFKRVWNAGLALFLLAALCSALAPSFETLLAARIAQGLGGAAVMSLMSGLVRHTYPIAQLGRAIGFNAMVVALCSATGPSLGAAVLAVAEWPAVFLVHLPVGLAALIFGAKVLPDVPRQARAFDLGAAAMNVAAFGLVFLGLDLILHWPVLGLVALALGLFVGGLLIRREMARSVPLLPLDLLRIRTVRFAIGASICMFAAHMVTVISMPFHLSTAGFTPVQIGLIITPYPLAVGLLAPIAGRLADRTASALPVAAGGGVLALALLLLGSIPASLWVCLGLLLAGIGFGCFQAPNNRAILSSAPRHRAGSAGGMQATARVLGQSLGATTAAACFTLAGPWMGFYCGAVLAVMAGVLSLARR, translated from the coding sequence GTGACGCCCGAGTCGGAGGCAGACGGCCTCCCGGAGCCCAGACGCACCCGCGCCGCCGCCTGCATCGCGGCCGGGATCGCGCTCACCGTGCTCGATGCCGCGATGGTCAACATCGCGCTGCCCTCGGCGGCGCGGGATCTCGGCCTGACGCCGGCGGAATCGGTCTGGGTGGTGAATGCCTACCAGATCACCGTCGTCGGCACGCTCATCCCCTTTGCGGCGCTGGGCGAGATCGCGGGGTTCAAGCGCGTCTGGAATGCCGGGCTGGCGCTGTTCCTGCTGGCGGCCCTGTGCTCCGCCCTGGCGCCGAGCTTCGAGACGCTGCTGGCCGCGCGCATCGCCCAGGGCCTGGGCGGTGCGGCTGTGATGAGCCTGATGTCGGGCCTGGTCCGCCACACCTATCCCATCGCGCAGCTTGGCCGCGCCATCGGCTTCAATGCCATGGTGGTGGCGCTCTGCTCGGCCACCGGGCCCTCGCTCGGCGCGGCGGTGCTGGCGGTGGCGGAATGGCCGGCGGTGTTTCTCGTGCACCTGCCCGTGGGGCTCGCCGCCCTGATCTTCGGCGCGAAGGTGCTGCCCGACGTGCCGCGCCAGGCGCGCGCCTTCGACCTCGGCGCGGCCGCGATGAACGTGGCGGCCTTCGGCCTGGTCTTCCTGGGCCTGGACCTCATCCTGCACTGGCCGGTGCTGGGCCTGGTGGCGCTGGCGCTCGGCCTCTTCGTCGGCGGGCTGCTGATCCGGCGGGAGATGGCGCGCTCCGTGCCGCTGCTGCCGCTGGACCTGCTCCGCATCCGCACCGTGCGCTTCGCCATCGGTGCCTCCATCTGCATGTTCGCCGCCCATATGGTGACGGTCATCTCCATGCCCTTCCACCTCTCGACCGCCGGATTCACGCCGGTGCAGATCGGGCTGATCATCACGCCCTATCCCCTCGCTGTCGGGCTGCTGGCCCCCATCGCGGGGCGCTTGGCCGACCGCACCGCCTCGGCCCTGCCGGTCGCGGCGGGGGGCGGCGTGCTGGCGTTGGCGCTGCTGTTGCTCGGCAGCATCCCCGCCAGCCTCTGGGTCTGCCTGGGACTGCTGCTGGCGGGCATCGGCTTCGGTTGCTTCCAGGCGCCGAACAACCGCGCGATCCTCTCCAGCGCGCCCCGTCACCGGGCCGGCAGCGCGGGCGGCATGCAGGCGACGGCGCGCGTGTTGGGGCAGAGCCTGGGCGCGACCACGGCGGCGGCCTGCTTCACCCTGGCGGGGCCGTGGATGGGGTTCTATTGCGGGGCGGTGCTGGCGGTGATGGCGGGCGTGCTGAGCCTGGCCCGCCGCTGA